The proteins below are encoded in one region of Triticum aestivum cultivar Chinese Spring chromosome 1B, IWGSC CS RefSeq v2.1, whole genome shotgun sequence:
- the LOC123095418 gene encoding flavonol synthase/flavanone 3-hydroxylase-like: MGRKGTFQMPVQELAGALSTPDVPAQYIARAHEDQQLAAVVVAPVLVIDLVRLSKHGDDTSDEAAKLWSAIESWGLFMVSNHGVDAVMDNMMAASREFFGQPLKEKQRYTNLNGGERFQFEGYGNDRVNSPDQIRDWTDRLYLKVEPEDERSIALWPARPETFRNALHEYTKKCGEVKNDVLRAMAKLLELDDDDYFVEHFGEKPLTDVRCSYYPVCPRPELVFGLKPHSDATVVTVLMVHDRVGGLQVLKDGVWWDVPIVPHTLLMIIGDQTEIMSNGIFKSPVHRVVTNTKKERLSVALDYYVDPEREIEPSAQLVNEKRPALYSKVKVKDYFARSYNAFTQGKMVIDTVKI; encoded by the exons ATGGGAAGAAAAGGGACATTTCAGATGCCGGTGCAAGAGCTTGCTGGCGCCCTCAGCACGCCGGACGTGCCAGCTCAGTACATCGCGCGCGCGCACGAGGACCAACAGCTCGCGGCGGTGGTCGTAGCACCAGTCCTTGTCATCGACCTCGTCCGCCTTTCGAAGCACGGTGACGACACCTCCGACGAGGCGGCGAAGCTCTGGTCAGCCATCGAGTCCTGGGGCCTCTTTATG GTCAGTAACCACGGTGTAGACGCGGTAATGGACAACATGATGGCCGCGTCAAGGGAGTTTTTCGGGCAGCCGCTCAAAGAGAAGCAGAGATACACCAACCTGAACGGCGGCGAGCGGTTCCAGTTCGAGGGGTATGGGAACGACCGGGTGAACTCGCCGGACCAAATCCGTGACTGGACTGACCGCCTCTACCTCAAGGTGGAGCCAGAGGATGAGCGGAGCATCGCCCTCTGGCCAGCACGTCCCGAAACCTTTAG GAATGCTCTGCACGAGTATACGAAGAAATGCGGGGAAGTGAAGAACGATGTGCTCAGGGCAATGGCGAAGCTGCTGGAACTTGACGATGATGATTACTTTGTGGAACACTTTGGGGAGAAGCCTCTCACTGACGTGAGATGCAGCTACTACCCGGTGTGCCCGAGGCCGGAGCTCGTGTTTGGCCTCAAGCCCCACTCCGATGCAACTGTTGTTACAGTCCTTATGGTCCATGACAGGGTTGGTGGCCTACAAGTTCTCAAAGATGGGGTTTGGTGGGATGTACCGATCGTACCTCACACGCTACTCATGATTATAGGAGATCAAACTGAG ATAATGAGCAATGGGATCTTTAAGAGCCCTGTTCACAGGGTCGTGACAAACACAAAGAAAGAGAGGCTATCGGTGGCACTAGACTACTATGTTGATCCTGAGAGAGAAATCGAGCCATCGGCTCAGTTGGTCAATGAGAAGAGGCCGGCGTTGTACTCTAAAGTGAAGGTTAAAGACTACTTTGCCCGAAGTTACAATGCTTTTACTCAAGGGAAAATGGTTATCGATACAGTGAAGATCTAA